In a genomic window of Pantoea agglomerans:
- a CDS encoding L-ribulose-5-phosphate 3-epimerase, producing the protein MSFKPVPLGIYEKALPAGDDWLERLQLAKQLGFDFVEMSVDETDQRLARLDWRREQRLALVSAIAETGVRVPSLCLSAHRRFPLGSEDDGVRAQGLEIMRKAIALAQDVGIRVIQLAGYDVYYQQANDETRRRFRDGLKESVEMASRAQVTLAMEIMDYPLMNSISKALGYAHYLNNPWFQLYPDIGNLSAWDNDVQMELQAGIGHIVAIHVKDTRPGVFKNVPFGTGVVDFERCFNTLKQTGYCGPYLIEMWSETADDPVAEVASARDWVRERMAKAGLLEAEHASAQTAGV; encoded by the coding sequence ATGTCGTTTAAACCGGTTCCGCTCGGCATCTATGAGAAAGCGCTTCCTGCTGGGGATGACTGGCTGGAGCGGCTCCAGCTGGCGAAGCAGCTGGGGTTCGATTTTGTTGAGATGTCGGTGGATGAGACGGACCAGCGCCTTGCTCGCCTCGACTGGCGGCGGGAGCAACGGCTGGCGCTGGTCAGCGCCATCGCTGAAACGGGGGTTCGCGTCCCCTCACTGTGCCTGAGCGCCCACCGCCGTTTTCCTCTGGGAAGCGAGGATGACGGGGTGCGTGCCCAGGGGCTGGAGATCATGCGGAAAGCGATTGCTCTGGCGCAGGATGTCGGCATCCGCGTTATCCAGCTGGCGGGTTATGACGTTTACTATCAGCAAGCCAACGATGAGACGCGTCGTCGTTTTCGTGACGGCCTGAAAGAGAGCGTCGAGATGGCGAGCCGCGCGCAGGTCACGCTGGCGATGGAGATCATGGACTATCCGCTGATGAACTCCATCAGCAAGGCGCTGGGCTATGCGCACTACCTGAATAACCCCTGGTTCCAGCTCTATCCAGATATCGGCAACCTGTCGGCATGGGATAACGACGTACAGATGGAGCTTCAGGCGGGCATCGGGCATATCGTGGCGATTCACGTAAAGGATACGCGGCCGGGCGTGTTTAAAAATGTTCCCTTCGGCACCGGCGTGGTGGATTTTGAACGCTGTTTTAACACCCTGAAGCAGACGGGCTACTGCGGCCCCTATCTGATTGAGATGTGGAGTGAAACCGCCGACGATCCGGTCGCCGAAGTGGCCAGCGCGCGGGACTGGGTACGTGAACGGATGGCGAAGGCTGGCTTACTGGAGGCGGAACATGCTTCGGCTCAAACAGCAGGTGTATGA
- a CDS encoding L-ribulose-5-phosphate 4-epimerase, producing MLRLKQQVYEANADLPRYGLVTFTWGNVSAIDRERGLVVIKPSGVPYDRLSVEDMVVVNLQGDVVEGKWRPSSDTATHLALYRRYPGIGGVVHTHSTHATAWAQAGRAIPALGTTHADYFFGNIPCTRALTQAEVEGDYELNTGKVIIETLGASEPLHTPGVVVCQHGPFAWGKDAHEAVHNAVVLEEVAKMAWIARGINPQLAEIDDYLMNKHFLRKHGPNAYYGQK from the coding sequence ATGCTTCGGCTCAAACAGCAGGTGTATGAAGCCAACGCGGATCTGCCGCGTTATGGCCTGGTGACCTTTACCTGGGGCAACGTCAGCGCTATCGATCGTGAGCGGGGTCTGGTGGTGATTAAGCCGAGCGGCGTGCCCTATGACAGACTGAGCGTGGAGGATATGGTGGTGGTCAATCTCCAGGGCGATGTGGTCGAGGGAAAATGGCGGCCCTCTTCCGATACCGCAACCCATCTGGCGCTTTACCGACGTTACCCTGGGATTGGCGGTGTCGTGCATACCCATTCAACGCACGCCACCGCCTGGGCACAGGCGGGGCGGGCAATCCCGGCGCTGGGAACGACGCATGCCGACTACTTCTTTGGCAATATTCCCTGCACGCGGGCGCTTACCCAGGCGGAGGTTGAGGGTGATTATGAGCTAAACACCGGTAAGGTGATTATCGAAACGCTGGGCGCAAGTGAGCCGCTGCATACGCCGGGAGTCGTGGTCTGTCAGCATGGCCCATTCGCCTGGGGTAAAGATGCGCATGAGGCGGTGCATAATGCCGTGGTGCTGGAAGAGGTGGCGAAAATGGCGTGGATTGCGCGCGGCATTAATCCACAGCTTGCGGAAATAGATGATTATCTGATGAACAAGCATTTTCTGCGTAAGCATGGCCCCAATGCCTATTACGGACAAAAATAA
- a CDS encoding ABC transporter ATP-binding protein, giving the protein MLARLFHFFENLLTPFPEKDICFTEKRQGIWYFVKKIKFIVVLIALAGLIKAAVDVGIIYTLGLVIDSLNGTLQPAVAHLVTQNQLLVLTAVLFLVVRPLSALSLGLLCDQCLRTRFSPMIRWLLYNKVINNDLAFFNHNHAGKIASAVWQAGQAATEFLLSVLQRIGSNVAFILLTLGYMSFINTGFTAVVILWLALYLALSVKYAPEIKRLSRKSADSSNIINGHLVDIFSNIINVKSLSPQGDDSEFMRHRLSDFINKNESFLRAITTAEMLLLLTSSTAIVAAGYISILSWREGLLSVGEISAVFGLVLRMESQLSALMEQLTGAMRSLGLFNASVETIDYQNQITDGTLPILRDSSAGEIKIHDLHFQYAAGKRIIQGINLHIRPGEKVAIVGESGCGKSTLISLLMRFYDPEQGEIMLDGVDIRELNRHDLRQQFSIVNQDNLLFNRTIYENITFGCSQFTKEDVWKAAKKAKALDFILQATDGTHSGFETLTGDRGVKLSGGQRQRLSICRAILRNAPVLILDEATSALDSLTEAEIRDSLNEVMAGKTVIAIAHRLSSITGMDRIFVLQNGLIEAEGTHNELLQQRGRYYSLWKEQARL; this is encoded by the coding sequence ATGTTAGCAAGGCTCTTTCATTTCTTTGAAAACTTACTGACGCCCTTCCCGGAAAAAGATATCTGTTTTACAGAGAAGAGACAGGGGATATGGTATTTCGTTAAAAAAATAAAATTTATTGTTGTGCTCATTGCTCTCGCCGGACTGATTAAAGCCGCCGTTGATGTCGGTATAATTTATACCCTGGGGCTGGTAATTGATTCTCTGAACGGCACTCTGCAACCTGCTGTCGCTCATCTGGTTACACAAAATCAGTTACTGGTCCTTACCGCAGTGCTGTTTCTTGTTGTTCGGCCGCTCTCAGCATTGAGCCTGGGATTACTTTGCGATCAATGCCTTCGCACCCGTTTTAGCCCTATGATCCGCTGGTTGCTTTATAACAAGGTGATTAATAATGACCTTGCTTTTTTTAACCATAATCACGCCGGAAAAATTGCATCCGCTGTCTGGCAGGCCGGACAGGCCGCGACAGAATTCTTACTTAGTGTATTGCAAAGAATAGGGTCGAATGTTGCCTTTATCCTTTTAACGCTGGGGTATATGAGTTTCATTAATACAGGGTTTACGGCTGTAGTTATTCTTTGGCTGGCACTTTATCTCGCTCTTTCAGTAAAATATGCGCCTGAAATAAAAAGACTGTCCCGTAAATCAGCTGACTCTTCCAATATAATCAACGGCCATCTTGTCGATATTTTTTCCAATATAATTAATGTCAAATCACTTTCGCCCCAGGGAGATGATAGTGAGTTTATGCGTCACAGGCTGAGCGATTTTATAAATAAGAATGAAAGTTTTCTGCGAGCCATTACCACGGCAGAGATGCTTCTGTTGCTAACCAGCTCAACGGCAATAGTCGCAGCAGGCTATATCTCAATTTTATCATGGCGCGAAGGGCTGCTTTCAGTGGGAGAGATTTCAGCTGTGTTCGGGCTAGTTTTGCGTATGGAAAGTCAGCTCTCTGCTCTGATGGAGCAATTAACCGGTGCGATGCGGTCGCTGGGGTTATTTAATGCTTCTGTTGAGACAATAGATTACCAGAATCAAATTACCGACGGCACTCTCCCGATACTGAGAGATAGCAGCGCAGGCGAGATAAAAATTCATGATCTGCATTTTCAGTATGCTGCGGGTAAAAGGATTATTCAGGGAATAAACCTGCATATCCGCCCCGGAGAAAAAGTCGCGATTGTGGGAGAATCTGGCTGCGGCAAATCGACGTTAATCAGTTTGCTGATGCGATTTTACGATCCTGAGCAGGGAGAAATTATGCTTGATGGCGTGGACATCAGGGAACTAAACCGACATGATCTTCGTCAGCAGTTCAGCATAGTCAATCAGGATAACTTACTGTTTAATCGTACTATTTATGAAAATATAACCTTTGGCTGCTCTCAATTCACCAAAGAAGACGTATGGAAGGCAGCAAAAAAAGCGAAGGCGCTGGATTTTATTCTTCAGGCTACAGACGGTACCCATAGCGGATTTGAGACCCTCACTGGCGATCGCGGTGTCAAGTTGTCGGGCGGTCAGCGCCAGCGACTGAGCATCTGTCGGGCTATTTTGCGTAATGCTCCGGTGTTAATTCTGGATGAGGCTACCTCAGCGCTCGACTCTCTTACGGAAGCTGAAATTCGTGATTCACTGAATGAGGTAATGGCAGGGAAAACGGTTATCGCAATTGCGCATCGGTTATCATCCATAACAGGAATGGATCGAATTTTCGTTCTTCAGAATGGTTTAATAGAGGCTGAGGGAACGCATAATGAGCTGCTTCAGCAGAGAGGACGCTACTACTCTCTGTGGAAAGAACAAGCCCGCTTATGA
- a CDS encoding YoaK family protein, producing MLIKMKRERSHTEDRYLAVWLATAAGLLNAMALGAFGFFPSHMSGNTSQLSSEVNNSDLRDLTFLGCLLLAFVAGAVTARLAVIAGLKHNMRTIFCQVLVAEGIALLCLSLFEIFFYSSGNNREVLVLLGFLMGVHNSTSTQLSNGRVRATHITGTLTDAGISFASVLSAMLRRDPSKNAHAQKKQLKTHLTTIFSFLGGGIVGLWLFRHAGFHAMAVLGAVLILLALTSMAMTLMRVRRVVPKRGIVAAGRTAK from the coding sequence ATGTTGATAAAAATGAAGCGAGAGCGATCCCACACTGAAGACCGCTATCTTGCCGTCTGGCTGGCGACAGCGGCTGGCCTGCTTAACGCTATGGCGTTAGGCGCCTTTGGTTTTTTTCCTTCACATATGTCGGGCAATACTTCACAGCTCTCCAGCGAAGTGAATAACAGCGATCTGCGCGATCTCACCTTTCTCGGCTGCCTGCTGCTGGCCTTTGTCGCGGGCGCGGTCACCGCGCGGCTGGCGGTGATTGCCGGACTTAAACACAATATGCGCACCATTTTCTGCCAGGTGCTGGTAGCGGAAGGGATCGCCCTGTTGTGTCTGTCGCTGTTCGAAATCTTTTTCTACTCTTCCGGCAATAACCGCGAAGTCTTAGTGCTGCTCGGTTTTCTGATGGGCGTGCATAACTCCACCTCAACGCAGTTATCTAACGGACGCGTGCGCGCGACGCATATTACCGGCACCCTGACCGATGCCGGCATTTCCTTTGCCTCTGTGCTGAGCGCAATGCTGCGCCGCGACCCGTCGAAAAACGCGCATGCGCAAAAGAAGCAGCTGAAAACGCACCTGACCACTATCTTCTCGTTTCTCGGCGGCGGGATTGTCGGGCTGTGGCTGTTTCGTCATGCAGGGTTTCACGCGATGGCGGTGCTGGGGGCGGTACTGATTTTACTGGCGCTGACGTCGATGGCGATGACGCTGATGCGCGTCAGAAGAGTGGTGCCGAAACGTGGCATTGTCGCTGCGGGCAGAACGGCGAAATAG
- the narI gene encoding respiratory nitrate reductase subunit gamma, whose amino-acid sequence MHYLNVLFFDIYPYLCGTVFLIGSWLRYDYGQYTWRASSSQMLDKKGMRLGSNLFHIGILGIFFGHLFGLLTPHWMYESFLAIATKQKLAMAAGGVFGIMTLVGGLLLLKRRLFSPRVRATSTPADMLILMILLVQCALGLTTILFSMQHLDGADMMKLVGWAQAIVTFRGGASESLAGVEWIYRVHLVLGMTIFLLFPFTRLVHVWSAPVEYFTRRYQVVRARR is encoded by the coding sequence ATGCACTATTTAAACGTGTTGTTCTTTGATATCTATCCCTACCTGTGCGGCACCGTGTTCCTGATTGGGAGCTGGCTGCGTTACGACTACGGCCAGTACACCTGGCGCGCCTCCTCCAGCCAGATGCTGGATAAAAAAGGGATGCGCCTGGGTTCTAATCTGTTTCATATCGGTATTCTCGGCATCTTCTTCGGCCATTTGTTCGGCCTGCTGACGCCGCACTGGATGTATGAATCCTTCCTCGCTATCGCCACCAAGCAGAAGCTGGCAATGGCGGCGGGGGGCGTGTTCGGCATCATGACGCTGGTCGGCGGTTTGCTGCTGCTGAAGCGTCGTCTGTTCAGTCCGCGCGTTCGTGCAACCTCAACCCCTGCCGATATGCTGATCCTGATGATTCTGCTGGTGCAGTGCGCGCTGGGTCTGACAACGATCCTCTTCTCGATGCAGCATCTCGACGGTGCCGACATGATGAAGCTGGTGGGCTGGGCGCAGGCCATTGTCACCTTCCGCGGCGGCGCCTCTGAATCGCTGGCCGGGGTAGAGTGGATCTACCGGGTGCATCTGGTACTCGGCATGACTATTTTTCTGCTGTTTCCGTTTACGCGACTGGTTCACGTCTGGAGCGCGCCGGTGGAATATTTCACCCGACGCTATCAGGTGGTAAGAGCCCGCCGCTGA
- the narJ gene encoding nitrate reductase molybdenum cofactor assembly chaperone translates to MALIKAVALLLEYPDEALWSHQEELRELVSAQHPALLPFIDRYFATPPLDMQAEWCALFERGRATSLLLFEHVHAESRDRGQAMVDLMAQYERAGLELNCRELPDYLPLYLEYLSLQPEADARQGLLDVAPILALLGGRLKERDSDFSLLFDTLLKVANSPLSSESVAAQVASESRDDTPAAMDAVWEEEQVRFIDDSACDSSAQQQHQRRFRHETAPQYLDLSAGGTA, encoded by the coding sequence ATGGCGCTAATTAAAGCTGTAGCCCTGCTGCTGGAGTATCCCGACGAGGCGCTCTGGTCGCATCAGGAGGAGCTGCGCGAGCTGGTCAGCGCGCAGCATCCCGCGCTGCTGCCCTTTATCGATCGCTACTTTGCCACGCCGCCGCTCGATATGCAGGCAGAATGGTGCGCGCTGTTCGAACGCGGCCGCGCGACTTCGCTGCTGCTGTTTGAGCATGTGCACGCAGAGTCGCGCGATCGCGGTCAGGCGATGGTGGATCTTATGGCGCAGTATGAACGCGCCGGACTGGAGCTGAACTGTCGTGAACTGCCGGACTATCTGCCGCTCTATCTGGAATATCTCAGCCTGCAGCCAGAAGCGGATGCCCGTCAGGGACTGCTGGACGTCGCGCCGATTCTGGCGCTGCTCGGCGGCCGTCTGAAAGAGCGCGACAGCGACTTCAGCCTGCTGTTTGACACGCTTCTGAAGGTAGCCAACAGCCCGCTGAGCAGCGAAAGCGTGGCGGCTCAGGTCGCCAGCGAGTCGCGCGACGATACCCCGGCCGCTATGGATGCGGTCTGGGAAGAGGAGCAGGTGAGGTTTATCGACGACAGCGCCTGCGACAGCTCCGCACAACAGCAACATCAGCGGCGCTTCCGCCATGAAACCGCGCCGCAATATCTCGATCTCTCCGCTGGAGGAACAGCCTGA
- a CDS encoding nitrate reductase subunit alpha has translation MSKLLDRFRYFKQKGDSFAEGHGQVYNTNRDWEESYRQRWQYDKIVRSTHGVNCTGSCSWKIYVKNGLVTWETQQTDYPRTRPDLPNHEPRGCPRGASYSWYLYSANRLKYPLVRKVLLEMWRDALAQHSDPVDAWNAIMADKEKSKIYKSQRGRGGFVRASWKELNPLIAAANIWTIKNYGPDRIAGFSPIPAMSMVSYAAGTRYLSLLGGTCLSFYDWYCDLPPASPMTWGEQTDVPESADWYNANYIIAWGSNVPQTRTPDAHFFTEVRYKGTKTVAITPDYSEVAKLCDQWLAPKQGTDSALAMAMGHVILNEFHLKNPSDYFLNYARQYTDMPMLVLLEPREDGSYVPGRQLRAADLADNLGEENNPQWKTVAFNQTGDLVVPNGSIGFRWGEKGKWNLEQKAAGTPTQLTLSLLDRRDAVMDVAFPYFGGIENPHFRHVKQEEVLLHKVPVKMLTLADGRELPVASVYDLTLAHYGLDRGLDDVNCARDYSDVRAYSPAWAEQICGVPRSQIEKIAREFGETAHKTHGRSMIIVGAGMNHWYHMDMNYRGLINMLVFCGCVGQTGGGWAHYVGQEKLRPQTGWAPLAFALDWNRPPRQMNSTSFFYNHASQWRFEKLQVSELLSPLADASKFSGQLIDFNVRAERMGWLPSSPQLGINPLRIAEEAKRAGQSEQAWTVDALKSGKLRMACEDPDNGDNHPRNMFIWRSNLLGSSGKGHEYMLRYLLGTESGIQGEPISDEKERPEELEWRGEALEGKLDLLVTLDFRMSSTCLFSDIVLPTATWYEKDDMNTSDMHPFIHPLSAAVDPAWESKSDWEIYKGIAKTFSDLCVGHLGKETDVVLQPLQHDSPGELAAGDVRDWKKGECDLIPGQTAPQIISVQRDYPAVYERFTSVGPLLEKLGNGGKGISWNTDKEVDLLRRLNYTKADGVAKGQPMINSAIDAAEVILTLAPETNGQVAVKAWQALSEFTGRDHTHLAKPKEEEKIRFRDIQAQPRKIISSPTWSGLEDEHVSYNAGYTNVHELIPWRTLSGRQQLYQDHPWMRAFGEAFCAYRPPVDTRSVQNLEHIPSNGFPEKALNFLTPHQKWGIHSTYSENLLMLTLSRGGPIVWMSETDARELGIEDNDWIEVFNANGALTARAVVSQRVPAGMTMMYHAQERLMNIPGSEVTGQRGGIHNSVTRACPKPTHMIGGYAQLAYGFNYYGTVGSNRDEFIMVRKMNKVNWLDDEGRDQVQEATK, from the coding sequence ATGAGCAAACTTCTCGACCGCTTCCGCTATTTCAAACAGAAAGGCGACAGCTTCGCAGAGGGGCACGGTCAGGTCTATAACACCAATCGCGACTGGGAAGAGAGTTACCGGCAGCGCTGGCAATATGACAAGATCGTGCGTTCCACCCACGGCGTAAACTGCACCGGCTCCTGCAGCTGGAAGATTTACGTTAAAAACGGTTTGGTTACCTGGGAGACGCAGCAAACCGACTATCCGCGTACGCGTCCCGATCTGCCCAACCACGAGCCGCGCGGCTGTCCGCGCGGTGCGAGCTACTCCTGGTATCTCTACAGCGCCAACCGGCTGAAATATCCGCTGGTGCGCAAGGTGCTGCTGGAGATGTGGCGCGACGCGCTGGCGCAGCACAGCGATCCGGTTGACGCCTGGAACGCCATTATGGCGGACAAGGAAAAGAGCAAAATCTATAAATCGCAGCGCGGCCGCGGCGGTTTCGTGCGCGCCAGCTGGAAAGAGCTGAATCCGCTGATCGCCGCCGCCAATATCTGGACCATCAAAAACTACGGCCCGGACCGAATTGCGGGCTTCTCGCCAATCCCGGCGATGTCGATGGTTTCTTATGCAGCAGGCACGCGCTATCTGTCGCTGCTCGGCGGCACCTGCCTGAGCTTCTACGACTGGTATTGCGACCTGCCGCCCGCGTCGCCGATGACCTGGGGCGAGCAGACCGACGTGCCGGAATCCGCCGACTGGTACAACGCTAACTACATTATCGCCTGGGGCTCCAACGTGCCGCAGACGCGCACCCCGGACGCGCACTTCTTTACCGAAGTGCGCTACAAAGGCACTAAAACGGTCGCCATCACCCCGGACTACTCGGAAGTCGCCAAGCTGTGCGACCAGTGGCTGGCGCCGAAGCAGGGCACCGACAGCGCGCTGGCGATGGCGATGGGCCACGTCATCCTGAACGAGTTTCACCTGAAAAACCCCAGCGACTACTTCCTGAACTACGCGCGTCAATACACCGATATGCCGATGCTGGTGCTGCTGGAGCCGCGTGAAGATGGCAGCTATGTACCGGGACGCCAGCTGCGTGCCGCGGACCTGGCCGATAACCTCGGCGAAGAGAACAATCCGCAGTGGAAAACCGTCGCCTTTAACCAGACGGGCGATCTGGTGGTGCCGAACGGGTCAATCGGCTTCCGCTGGGGCGAAAAGGGCAAATGGAACCTCGAACAGAAAGCAGCAGGCACGCCGACGCAGCTGACGCTCTCGCTGCTCGACCGGCGCGATGCGGTTATGGATGTTGCCTTTCCCTACTTTGGCGGCATCGAGAACCCTCATTTTCGCCATGTAAAGCAGGAAGAGGTGCTGCTGCATAAAGTGCCGGTCAAAATGCTGACGCTGGCCGACGGTCGTGAGCTGCCGGTCGCCTCGGTTTATGATTTGACGCTGGCCCACTACGGTCTCGACCGCGGCCTTGATGACGTTAACTGCGCGCGCGACTACAGCGACGTGCGCGCCTATTCACCCGCCTGGGCGGAGCAGATCTGCGGCGTGCCGCGCAGCCAGATTGAAAAAATCGCGCGCGAGTTCGGCGAAACGGCGCACAAAACCCACGGACGCTCGATGATTATCGTCGGCGCGGGCATGAACCACTGGTATCACATGGACATGAACTACCGTGGCCTGATCAATATGCTGGTATTCTGCGGCTGCGTCGGTCAGACCGGCGGCGGATGGGCGCACTATGTGGGTCAGGAGAAGCTGCGTCCGCAAACCGGCTGGGCGCCGCTGGCCTTCGCGCTTGACTGGAATCGTCCGCCGCGCCAGATGAACAGCACCTCGTTCTTCTATAACCACGCCAGCCAGTGGCGCTTTGAGAAACTGCAGGTCAGCGAACTGCTGTCGCCGCTCGCCGACGCCAGCAAGTTCAGCGGCCAGTTAATCGACTTCAACGTCCGCGCCGAACGTATGGGCTGGCTGCCATCCTCGCCGCAGCTCGGCATCAACCCGCTGCGCATCGCCGAAGAGGCGAAACGCGCCGGCCAGTCAGAGCAGGCCTGGACCGTTGACGCGCTGAAGTCTGGCAAGCTGCGCATGGCGTGCGAAGATCCCGATAACGGCGACAACCATCCGCGCAATATGTTTATCTGGCGCTCAAACCTGCTCGGCTCGTCGGGCAAAGGGCACGAGTATATGCTGCGCTATCTGCTCGGCACCGAGAGCGGTATTCAGGGCGAGCCGATAAGCGATGAGAAGGAGCGCCCGGAAGAGCTGGAGTGGCGCGGCGAGGCGCTGGAAGGCAAGCTCGACCTGCTGGTCACGCTCGATTTCCGCATGTCCAGCACCTGTCTCTTCTCCGATATCGTGCTGCCGACCGCCACCTGGTATGAGAAAGACGATATGAATACTTCGGATATGCATCCGTTTATTCATCCGCTTTCCGCCGCGGTCGATCCCGCCTGGGAGTCGAAAAGCGACTGGGAAATCTATAAAGGCATCGCCAAAACCTTTTCCGACCTCTGCGTTGGCCATCTCGGCAAAGAGACCGACGTGGTGCTGCAGCCGCTGCAGCACGACTCGCCGGGCGAACTGGCGGCGGGCGACGTGCGCGACTGGAAAAAAGGGGAGTGCGATCTTATTCCTGGCCAGACCGCGCCGCAGATTATCAGCGTGCAGCGCGACTATCCCGCCGTCTACGAGCGCTTCACCTCGGTCGGGCCGCTGCTGGAGAAGCTGGGCAACGGCGGCAAAGGCATCAGCTGGAACACCGATAAAGAGGTCGACCTGCTGCGCCGTCTTAACTACACCAAAGCGGACGGCGTTGCTAAAGGCCAGCCGATGATCAACAGCGCCATCGACGCCGCAGAAGTGATCCTGACGCTGGCGCCGGAAACCAACGGTCAGGTGGCGGTAAAAGCCTGGCAGGCGCTGAGTGAGTTCACCGGTCGCGACCACACCCACCTGGCGAAGCCAAAAGAAGAGGAGAAGATCCGCTTCCGCGATATTCAGGCGCAGCCGCGCAAAATCATCTCCAGCCCGACCTGGTCTGGCCTGGAAGATGAGCATGTCTCCTATAACGCCGGCTACACCAACGTGCATGAGCTGATCCCGTGGCGCACCCTGTCGGGCCGTCAGCAGCTCTATCAGGATCACCCCTGGATGCGCGCCTTCGGCGAAGCGTTCTGCGCCTACCGTCCGCCGGTTGATACGCGCAGCGTGCAGAACCTGGAGCATATTCCCTCCAACGGTTTCCCGGAGAAAGCGCTCAACTTCCTTACGCCGCACCAGAAATGGGGCATTCACTCTACCTACAGTGAAAACCTGCTGATGCTGACGCTGTCACGCGGCGGCCCCATCGTCTGGATGAGTGAAACAGACGCCAGAGAGCTGGGGATTGAAGATAACGACTGGATCGAGGTGTTCAACGCCAACGGCGCGCTGACGGCGCGCGCAGTGGTAAGCCAGCGCGTTCCGGCGGGCATGACGATGATGTATCACGCGCAGGAACGTCTGATGAACATTCCAGGATCGGAGGTGACCGGCCAGCGCGGCGGTATCCATAACTCGGTCACGCGCGCCTGTCCGAAACCGACCCATATGATCGGCGGCTACGCCCAGCTGGCGTACGGCTTCAACTACTACGGCACCGTCGGCTCTAACCGCGACGAATTTATCATGGTACGCAAGATGAACAAGGTGAACTGGCTGGATGACGAAGGCCGCGATCAAGTACAGGAGGCGACAAAATGA
- a CDS encoding NarK family nitrate/nitrite MFS transporter, translated as MSVKPHSGHGALENWAPENQQFWESSGKRIARRNLIISVFALLLAFCVWMLFSTVAVNLNRVGFNFTVDQLFLLTALPSLSGALFRVPYSFVVPVLGGRLWTVISTAVLIIPCVWLGFAVQNPQTPYGVFIIISLFCGLAGANFASSMGNISLFYPKSKQGSALGINGGLGNLGVSVMQLVAPLIIAVPFFVGGITLEDGSQMWLANAAWIWAPLLAIATIAAWTGMNDIAGMRASLREQLPVLKQGHLWTLGMLYLATFGSFIGFSAGFAMLAKTQFPHVDIVHLAFFGPFLGALARSAGGFLSDRFGGVRVTVISFSLMTLFSALVFLTLPGATDGYFLGFYGVFMGLFLASGLGSGSTFQMIAVIFRQITLERMTKLGRSPEEAQHAAVTDTAAALGFISALGAIGGFFIPKAFGTSLTLTGSPVGAMKLFLIFYIVCLLLTWLLYGRRKTNNN; from the coding sequence GTGAGCGTAAAACCTCATTCCGGGCACGGCGCGCTTGAAAACTGGGCGCCTGAAAATCAACAATTCTGGGAAAGCAGCGGCAAACGTATCGCCCGTCGCAATCTCATCATCTCAGTCTTCGCCTTACTGCTCGCCTTCTGCGTCTGGATGCTTTTTAGCACCGTCGCCGTTAACCTGAACCGGGTTGGATTTAACTTTACCGTCGATCAGCTGTTTCTCCTGACCGCGCTGCCTTCGCTCTCCGGGGCGCTGTTTCGCGTGCCTTACTCTTTTGTCGTGCCGGTGCTCGGCGGCCGTCTCTGGACGGTGATCAGCACCGCCGTGCTGATTATTCCCTGCGTCTGGCTCGGCTTCGCGGTGCAGAATCCGCAAACCCCCTACGGCGTATTTATTATTATTTCGCTGTTCTGCGGTCTGGCAGGGGCTAACTTCGCCTCCAGCATGGGCAATATCAGCCTCTTCTATCCCAAAAGCAAACAGGGCTCGGCGCTCGGCATCAACGGCGGTCTCGGCAACCTCGGCGTCAGCGTGATGCAGCTCGTTGCGCCGCTGATTATCGCGGTGCCGTTTTTCGTGGGTGGCATCACGCTGGAGGATGGCAGCCAGATGTGGCTGGCCAACGCCGCCTGGATCTGGGCGCCGCTGCTGGCTATAGCCACCATCGCCGCCTGGACCGGCATGAACGATATCGCCGGCATGCGCGCCTCGCTGCGCGAGCAGCTGCCCGTATTGAAACAGGGCCATCTCTGGACCCTGGGCATGCTTTATCTGGCTACTTTCGGTTCCTTTATCGGCTTCTCTGCGGGCTTCGCCATGCTGGCGAAAACGCAGTTTCCCCATGTCGATATCGTGCATCTCGCCTTCTTCGGCCCTTTCCTCGGCGCGCTGGCGCGCTCTGCGGGCGGCTTCCTGTCTGACAGGTTCGGCGGAGTGCGCGTTACGGTGATTAGTTTCTCGCTAATGACGCTGTTCTCGGCGCTGGTCTTTCTTACGCTGCCGGGTGCCACTGACGGCTACTTCCTGGGTTTCTATGGGGTCTTTATGGGCCTGTTCCTGGCCTCAGGTCTCGGCAGCGGCTCGACCTTCCAGATGATCGCCGTCATTTTTCGCCAGATCACTCTGGAGCGCATGACGAAACTCGGTCGCAGCCCGGAAGAGGCGCAGCATGCCGCAGTAACCGACACCGCCGCTGCGCTGGGCTTTATTTCCGCGCTGGGCGCGATCGGCGGGTTCTTTATCCCGAAAGCGTTCGGCACCTCGCTGACCCTGACCGGTTCGCCCGTCGGCGCCATGAAACTTTTCCTGATCTTTTACATCGTCTGTCTGCTGTTGACCTGGCTGCTGTATGGCCGTCGCAAAACCAATAACAACTAA